One region of Vescimonas fastidiosa genomic DNA includes:
- the kamA gene encoding lysine 2,3-aminomutase: protein MKTRNGLFADVPENLWNDWHWQVANRAETVEDLKRYMTLTPDEEAGVAKTLGKLRMAVTPYYLSLIDLDDPFDPIRKMAIPRAEELEYADYEDADPLHEDTDSPTPGLTHRYPDRVLLLITDQCSMYCRHCTRRRFAGQNDCEVPMAQIDKCIDYVAAHPEVRDVLLSGGDCLMVSDENLEYIIKRLRAIPHVEIVRLGSRTPVVCPQRITPELCAMLKKYHPIWLNTHFNTPKEFSPEAAKACAMLADAGIPLGNQSVLLAGVNDCIHVMMDLVHGLVQMRVRPYYIYACDPSLGLSHFRTPVSKGIEIMEALRGHTSGYCIPTFVVDAPGGGGKTPVMPNYLISETPRKVILRNFEGVITSYTQPEHYVQNCHCDVCMGKKKVEKTGVAWVAEGTKQRYLEPTKLLRNERHVKK, encoded by the coding sequence ATGAAGACTCGTAACGGTCTGTTTGCCGATGTTCCCGAAAATCTGTGGAACGACTGGCATTGGCAGGTCGCCAATCGCGCTGAGACGGTTGAGGATCTGAAGCGCTACATGACCCTGACTCCCGATGAGGAGGCTGGCGTTGCCAAGACCCTGGGCAAGCTGCGCATGGCAGTGACTCCCTACTATCTGTCCCTGATCGACCTGGACGATCCCTTTGATCCCATCCGCAAGATGGCTATTCCCCGGGCTGAGGAGCTGGAGTATGCCGACTATGAGGACGCCGATCCCCTGCACGAGGATACTGACTCTCCCACCCCCGGCCTGACTCACCGCTATCCCGACCGCGTGCTGCTGCTCATCACCGACCAGTGCTCCATGTACTGCCGTCACTGCACCCGTCGCCGTTTCGCCGGTCAGAACGACTGCGAAGTGCCCATGGCTCAGATCGACAAGTGCATCGACTATGTGGCCGCTCACCCCGAGGTTCGCGATGTTCTGCTGTCCGGCGGTGACTGCCTGATGGTCTCCGATGAGAACCTGGAGTACATCATCAAGCGCCTGCGCGCCATCCCCCATGTGGAGATCGTTCGTCTGGGCTCCCGCACCCCCGTGGTGTGCCCCCAGCGTATCACTCCGGAGCTCTGCGCAATGCTGAAGAAGTATCATCCCATTTGGCTGAATACCCACTTCAACACCCCCAAGGAGTTCTCCCCCGAGGCTGCCAAGGCCTGCGCTATGCTGGCTGATGCCGGTATCCCCCTGGGCAACCAGTCCGTGCTGCTGGCCGGCGTGAACGACTGCATCCATGTGATGATGGATCTGGTTCACGGCCTGGTGCAGATGCGCGTGCGTCCCTACTACATCTATGCCTGCGATCCTTCCCTGGGCCTGAGCCACTTCCGTACCCCTGTTTCCAAGGGTATCGAGATCATGGAAGCTCTGCGCGGCCATACCTCCGGCTACTGCATCCCCACCTTCGTGGTGGACGCCCCCGGCGGCGGCGGCAAGACTCCCGTCATGCCCAACTACCTGATTTCCGAGACTCCCCGCAAGGTTATCCTGCGTAACTTCGAGGGTGTCATCACCTCTTACACCCAGCCTGAGCACTATGTGCAGAACTGCCACTGCGATGTCTGCATGGGCAAGAAGAAGGTGGAGAAGACCGGTGTTGCATGGGTCGCCGAGGGCACCAAGCAGCGTTATCTGGAGCCCACCAAGCTGCTGCGTAACGAGCGTCATGTGAAGAAGTAA
- the kdd gene encoding L-erythro-3,5-diaminohexanoate dehydrogenase, which translates to MAELKGNKYGTHRVIEPKGVLTQAAWKVDNDMTKVYSNEIVCDVTSLNIDSASFTQISEACGGDEKKIGEMILGIVAERGKQQNPVTGSGGMFKGVVAHIGEDLKKKPGFDLKEGDKIVSLVSLSMTPLKIDKILAIHKDIDRVDIVGKAILFESALYAKMPEDMSEPLALAALDVAGAPAQARKLPKEGDSVLILGANGKSGVLCGWEAMKKVGPKGKVVGVVRNPKQVPGLLELGVYTDVIVADCTKPVEVMEAALAANDGKEYDLSICCVNIESCEMSAILPVHDDGLVYFFSMATSFTKAALGAEGIGKDVTMIIGNGYTKNHANITLDVLRENPKLRKLFDEKYC; encoded by the coding sequence ATGGCTGAACTGAAAGGCAACAAGTACGGTACCCACCGCGTTATCGAGCCCAAGGGCGTTCTGACCCAGGCTGCTTGGAAGGTCGACAACGACATGACCAAGGTTTATTCCAACGAGATCGTCTGCGATGTCACTTCCCTGAACATCGACTCCGCTTCCTTCACCCAGATCTCCGAGGCCTGCGGCGGCGACGAGAAGAAGATCGGCGAAATGATCCTGGGCATCGTCGCTGAGCGCGGCAAGCAGCAGAATCCTGTCACCGGTTCCGGCGGTATGTTCAAGGGCGTCGTCGCTCACATCGGCGAGGACCTGAAGAAGAAGCCCGGCTTCGACCTGAAGGAAGGCGACAAGATCGTCTCCCTGGTCTCCCTGTCCATGACCCCCCTGAAGATCGATAAGATCCTGGCTATCCACAAGGATATCGACCGCGTTGACATCGTGGGTAAGGCCATCCTGTTCGAGTCCGCCCTGTATGCCAAGATGCCCGAGGATATGTCCGAGCCTCTGGCCCTGGCCGCTCTGGATGTGGCCGGCGCACCCGCTCAGGCCCGCAAGCTGCCCAAGGAGGGCGACAGCGTTCTGATCCTGGGCGCCAACGGCAAGTCCGGCGTTCTGTGCGGCTGGGAAGCTATGAAGAAGGTCGGCCCCAAGGGCAAGGTTGTGGGCGTTGTCCGCAATCCCAAGCAGGTTCCGGGCCTCCTGGAGCTGGGCGTTTACACCGATGTTATCGTGGCCGACTGCACCAAGCCCGTTGAGGTTATGGAGGCTGCTCTGGCTGCCAACGATGGCAAGGAGTACGATCTGTCCATCTGCTGCGTGAACATCGAGTCCTGCGAGATGTCCGCCATCCTGCCCGTCCACGATGACGGCCTGGTGTACTTCTTCTCCATGGCTACCTCCTTCACCAAGGCTGCCCTGGGCGCTGAGGGTATCGGCAAGGATGTCACCATGATCATCGGCAATGGCTACACCAAGAACCACGCCAACATCACCCTGGATGTTCTGCGCGAGAATCCCAAGCTGCGCAAGCTGTTCGACGAGAAGTATTGCTAA
- the kce gene encoding 3-keto-5-aminohexanoate cleavage enzyme has protein sequence MEKLIITAAICGAEVTKEQNAAVPYTVEEMVREAKSAYDAGAAILHIHVREDDGTPTQDRERFRVVMDAIRKELPDVIMIPSTGGATGMSPEERLQPTELFPEMATLDCGTCNFGDEIFDNTMPTMRAFGKRMLENNIKPEYECFELGHIDTVLGMAKKGEVPAYPMQFNFVLGVHGCTPASVENLAFFVSKIPAGSTWTVTGVGRAAWTMAAAAIAMGGNVRVGFEDNIYLGKGQKAASNGELVAKVVRIAKELGREIATPAEAREILSLKPLK, from the coding sequence ATGGAAAAGCTGATTATTACCGCTGCTATCTGCGGCGCTGAGGTCACCAAGGAGCAGAACGCTGCCGTGCCCTATACCGTGGAGGAGATGGTCCGCGAGGCCAAGTCCGCCTATGATGCCGGCGCAGCTATCCTGCACATCCATGTTCGCGAGGACGACGGCACCCCCACCCAGGATCGTGAGCGTTTCCGGGTCGTTATGGATGCCATCCGCAAGGAGCTGCCCGATGTCATTATGATCCCCTCTACCGGCGGCGCCACCGGCATGAGCCCCGAGGAGCGTCTGCAGCCCACCGAGCTCTTCCCCGAGATGGCTACCCTGGACTGCGGCACCTGCAACTTCGGCGACGAGATCTTTGACAACACCATGCCCACCATGCGCGCCTTCGGTAAGCGTATGCTGGAGAACAACATCAAGCCCGAGTACGAGTGCTTCGAGCTGGGCCACATCGACACCGTCCTTGGCATGGCCAAGAAGGGTGAGGTGCCCGCCTATCCCATGCAGTTTAACTTCGTGCTGGGCGTGCACGGCTGCACCCCCGCCTCCGTGGAGAACCTGGCCTTCTTCGTCAGCAAGATCCCTGCAGGCTCCACCTGGACTGTGACCGGCGTAGGCCGGGCTGCCTGGACCATGGCCGCTGCGGCCATCGCCATGGGCGGCAATGTCCGCGTTGGTTTTGAGGACAACATCTACCTGGGCAAGGGCCAGAAGGCCGCTTCCAACGGTGAGCTGGTGGCCAAGGTCGTCCGTATCGCCAAGGAGCTGGGCCGCGAGATCGCAACGCCCGCTGAGGCCCGCGAGATCCTGAGCCTCAAGCCCCTGAAGTAA
- the kal gene encoding 3-aminobutyryl-CoA ammonia lyase has protein sequence MTSLLRLRMSAKDAHYGGNLVDGAHMVHLFGDVATELLIKCDGDEGLFCAYDNVEFLAPVYAGDYIEAYGEIEKIGNTSRTMKFEARKVIVSRPDISASAADVLAEPVVVCRAHGTCVTPKDCQRNKIEK, from the coding sequence ATGACTTCTCTGCTGCGTCTGCGTATGAGCGCCAAGGATGCTCATTACGGCGGAAACCTGGTGGACGGTGCCCATATGGTGCATCTGTTCGGTGATGTCGCCACTGAGCTGCTGATCAAGTGCGACGGTGACGAAGGCCTGTTCTGCGCTTATGACAATGTCGAGTTCCTGGCTCCCGTGTATGCCGGCGATTACATCGAGGCTTACGGCGAGATCGAGAAGATCGGCAACACCTCCCGCACCATGAAGTTTGAGGCCCGCAAGGTCATCGTGTCCCGTCCCGACATCAGCGCTTCCGCTGCCGATGTTCTGGCCGAGCCTGTTGTGGTCTGCCGCGCTCACGGCACCTGCGTTACTCCCAAGGATTGCCAGCGCAACAAGATCGAGAAGTAA
- the kamC gene encoding lysine 5,6-aminomutase reactivase ATPase KamC — translation MISIRFEEKQQIGLQYALETLHGCSPFGQEKIRRLRFYTPAERAELEEELYNVQQAANHAEELKGVYDKICILLCQMKDIRNSIRRCRDGEVPDHVELFEIKGYLQRLESLLPLYQQISDTAPLRGLAFHDPKPALDILDPDNTRSRGFYIPDSMTEKLRQIRRSKKELEEKLHEAKTDAQKDELRLQRTRICAEEESEETKIRRDMGARLAPLAEAMLADAESAGRLDFIIQKALFAVRYGGVMPQITDGTLELTEMVNPELCDLLSEQGRSFVPVSISLDRGATVITGANMGGKSVAMKTVALNVLLMQAGFLVCAKEAKMPLFESVLMLFEDMQSIQSGLSGFGSEIVQFQKALAQVEQGYSLFLLDEFARGTNPDEGAVIVQAVTKYLNGVNAISLLTTHYDKVADCGKAHYQIIGLRDIDPEAIRRELAVSGEDGIRVIARHMNYGLYRVEGRSDCPRDALNICRMLSLKPEILHLIEENY, via the coding sequence ATGATTTCCATTCGGTTTGAAGAAAAGCAGCAGATCGGCTTGCAGTACGCCCTGGAGACGCTCCACGGGTGCAGCCCCTTTGGCCAGGAGAAGATCCGACGCCTGCGGTTTTATACCCCGGCAGAGCGGGCAGAGCTGGAGGAGGAGCTATACAATGTGCAGCAGGCGGCCAACCATGCGGAGGAGCTCAAGGGTGTATACGATAAAATCTGCATTCTGCTGTGCCAGATGAAGGACATTCGCAATTCCATCCGCCGCTGCCGGGACGGGGAGGTGCCGGATCATGTGGAGCTGTTTGAAATAAAGGGCTATTTGCAGCGGCTGGAGAGCCTGCTGCCCCTGTACCAGCAGATAAGCGATACGGCTCCGCTGCGGGGCCTTGCATTCCACGATCCCAAGCCTGCCTTGGATATTTTGGACCCGGACAACACCCGCTCCCGAGGCTTTTACATCCCCGACAGCATGACGGAAAAGCTCCGCCAGATCCGCCGGAGCAAGAAGGAGCTGGAGGAAAAACTCCACGAGGCCAAGACCGATGCGCAGAAGGACGAGCTGCGTCTGCAGCGCACCCGCATCTGCGCCGAGGAGGAGAGCGAGGAAACGAAGATCCGCCGGGACATGGGCGCCCGTCTGGCTCCCCTGGCGGAGGCTATGCTGGCGGACGCCGAGAGCGCAGGCCGGCTGGATTTCATTATCCAAAAGGCTCTGTTTGCCGTGCGCTACGGCGGCGTAATGCCCCAGATCACCGATGGGACCTTGGAGCTGACGGAAATGGTGAACCCGGAGCTGTGCGATCTGCTTTCCGAGCAGGGCCGCAGCTTTGTGCCGGTGTCCATCTCCCTGGACCGGGGCGCCACGGTCATTACCGGCGCCAACATGGGCGGCAAGAGCGTAGCCATGAAAACCGTGGCACTGAATGTGCTGCTGATGCAGGCGGGCTTCCTGGTGTGCGCCAAGGAGGCGAAGATGCCGCTGTTTGAGAGCGTCCTCATGCTGTTTGAGGATATGCAGTCTATCCAGTCGGGCCTTTCCGGCTTCGGCTCGGAGATCGTACAGTTCCAGAAGGCCCTTGCACAGGTGGAGCAGGGCTACTCCCTGTTCCTGCTGGACGAGTTTGCCCGGGGCACCAATCCTGACGAGGGCGCGGTGATCGTCCAGGCGGTGACGAAATACCTCAACGGGGTCAACGCCATCTCCCTGCTCACCACCCACTATGACAAGGTGGCTGACTGCGGAAAGGCTCACTACCAGATCATCGGCCTGCGGGACATTGACCCGGAGGCTATCCGCCGGGAGCTGGCTGTCAGCGGGGAGGACGGCATCCGGGTCATCGCCCGGCACATGAACTACGGCCTGTACCGGGTCGAGGGTCGGTCCGACTGTCCCCGAGACGCGCTGAACATCTGCCGGATGCTGTCGCTGAAGCCGGAAATCCTGCATCTTATTGAAGAAAACTACTGA
- the kamB gene encoding lysine 5,6-aminomutase reactivase subunit KamB translates to MTTAELVQQIQQVKSMSIVGMCKNAGKTTMLNWLLAHTGRRQVLGLTSIGRDGESTDVVTGTEKPSIFVPAGTLIATAKDMLRLGDVTLEILMTTGIPTPLGEVIIMRARSDGYVQLAGPSITAQLREVSRMFFDLGATQSIIDGALGRKSLGARNVADGIVLCTGASYNMSMEKVIEDTANFCRLMDLPKAETLPPEAADGLEKCLKEHGEAYIPGALTDSMVIPLLRSGLLRGGRLVVADPSKVLLKPDTLDKLSVREVALETKDAARTLCVTVNPVSAYGWKFDKDVFIDRMRQSVKVPVINVKEELA, encoded by the coding sequence ATGACAACAGCAGAGTTGGTTCAGCAGATACAGCAGGTGAAGAGTATGTCCATCGTGGGTATGTGCAAAAACGCCGGCAAGACCACCATGCTCAACTGGCTTTTGGCCCACACGGGCCGCAGGCAGGTTTTGGGCCTGACCTCCATCGGCCGGGACGGCGAGAGCACCGATGTGGTCACGGGTACGGAAAAGCCCAGCATCTTTGTCCCGGCGGGTACGCTTATCGCCACCGCCAAGGATATGCTGCGCCTGGGAGATGTGACGCTGGAAATTCTGATGACCACCGGTATTCCCACCCCCTTGGGCGAGGTCATCATCATGCGCGCCCGCAGCGACGGCTATGTGCAGCTGGCCGGGCCGTCCATCACGGCACAGCTTCGGGAGGTATCGAGGATGTTCTTTGACCTGGGCGCCACCCAGTCTATCATCGACGGCGCCCTGGGCCGCAAATCCCTGGGGGCCCGGAATGTGGCTGACGGCATCGTGCTGTGTACCGGCGCATCTTATAATATGAGCATGGAAAAGGTCATTGAGGACACGGCTAACTTCTGCCGCCTCATGGACCTGCCCAAGGCCGAGACCCTGCCCCCGGAGGCGGCGGATGGGTTGGAGAAGTGTTTGAAGGAGCATGGGGAGGCCTATATCCCCGGGGCCCTGACGGACAGCATGGTCATTCCGCTTCTGCGCAGTGGCCTGCTGCGGGGGGGACGCCTGGTGGTGGCCGACCCCAGTAAGGTACTCCTAAAGCCCGACACCCTGGATAAGCTATCGGTGCGGGAGGTGGCTCTGGAGACCAAGGATGCTGCCCGGACCCTGTGTGTCACGGTGAATCCCGTGTCGGCCTACGGCTGGAAATTTGACAAGGATGTGTTTATCGACCGGATGCGCCAGAGTGTGAAGGTGCCGGTCATCAATGTGAAGGAGGAGCTGGCATGA
- a CDS encoding InlB B-repeat-containing protein, whose product MKLKRVLLMLLVTVLSVSRIVTANAVTVKDDGKYTLLLTCGLNGMDGKVDGDYAKIIKFDAADGDTTVSLSELTAGVLPFNGSTKFAYWATDWTGKTKVAEDIPLSDFNSEGTFWAKDGEVAYTNGLTIYATFSEEPLKGTGTYYLTLDGVGGKVNGKYEMTLTSSSSAYQTVDLTKYTPVRDGYTFVGWALNGEFVTSVPADCFKEKDAVTVLATYTKNTFDNDGIVVTLNANGGQLNGKESNTYDYVGGRDSGALMSLLPYVPVREGYTFNGWNTKSDGSGTMETYIYWRIWDNNEETNKKYDKDTLITEDNGYVRYKNVTLYASWTKASGEPGNPGKDTVKELQSTGETKAKIEFATEVSKDYKLDIKSIEVKKELADKNVKFVADINVLDGNNNVVKISNTKMKIRIALPEDLKGYDKYEVVYIVNDEIKETLPAAVENGYIVFETNHLSQYGIVGTNTGSGATPQTGDSSSVLWLAILCISGVGALTVFGISKNRKKDHSAQ is encoded by the coding sequence ATGAAACTGAAAAGGGTGCTTTTGATGCTGCTGGTGACGGTGTTGAGCGTTTCCAGAATCGTGACTGCGAATGCCGTCACGGTCAAGGACGACGGAAAATATACGCTGCTACTCACCTGCGGCCTTAACGGCATGGACGGCAAGGTCGACGGCGATTATGCAAAAATAATAAAGTTTGATGCTGCCGACGGCGACACAACGGTAAGCTTATCCGAATTGACTGCGGGCGTTCTTCCGTTCAACGGCAGCACCAAATTCGCCTATTGGGCAACGGATTGGACAGGCAAAACAAAAGTCGCAGAGGATATACCTTTGTCGGATTTCAATTCGGAGGGTACATTTTGGGCAAAGGACGGTGAGGTGGCATACACCAACGGTCTTACGATTTATGCGACCTTCTCCGAGGAACCGTTAAAGGGAACAGGCACATATTACCTGACGCTTGACGGCGTCGGCGGCAAAGTAAACGGCAAGTATGAAATGACCCTGACAAGCAGCTCCAGTGCTTATCAGACAGTCGACCTGACGAAATACACCCCCGTAAGAGACGGCTATACCTTTGTCGGCTGGGCTTTGAACGGCGAGTTTGTAACCTCCGTGCCGGCGGATTGCTTCAAAGAAAAGGATGCTGTGACGGTTCTCGCAACCTATACCAAAAACACCTTTGACAACGACGGTATCGTAGTAACTCTCAATGCTAACGGCGGACAGCTCAACGGTAAGGAGTCTAACACATACGACTATGTAGGCGGCAGAGACTCCGGCGCATTAATGTCACTTTTGCCCTATGTTCCCGTAAGAGAGGGGTATACCTTTAACGGCTGGAACACCAAAAGCGACGGCAGCGGTACTATGGAGACGTATATTTATTGGAGAATTTGGGACAATAACGAGGAGACCAATAAGAAATATGATAAGGATACCTTGATTACAGAAGACAACGGTTATGTGCGGTATAAAAATGTGACCTTGTACGCCTCCTGGACGAAAGCCTCCGGAGAGCCGGGAAATCCCGGTAAGGACACGGTGAAGGAACTCCAAAGCACGGGGGAGACAAAGGCAAAAATCGAATTTGCAACAGAGGTCAGCAAGGATTACAAGCTGGATATCAAGTCCATCGAGGTCAAGAAGGAATTGGCAGATAAGAATGTGAAATTCGTTGCGGACATCAATGTGCTGGACGGAAACAACAATGTTGTGAAGATCAGCAACACCAAAATGAAGATCAGAATTGCTCTGCCGGAAGATTTGAAGGGGTATGACAAATACGAAGTCGTTTACATTGTAAATGATGAAATTAAAGAGACCTTGCCTGCTGCGGTAGAAAACGGTTATATTGTATTTGAGACAAACCATTTGAGTCAGTACGGAATCGTTGGGACAAACACCGGCAGCGGAGCAACTCCCCAGACCGGTGACAGCAGCTCCGTTTTGTGGCTGGCGATTCTGTGCATCAGCGGTGTCGGCGCTCTGACCGTGTTTGGCATCTCCAAAAACAGAAAAAAGGACCACAGCGCCCAATAA
- a CDS encoding autotransporter outer membrane beta-barrel domain-containing protein → MENIMHKSKLTAILLALCLALSLVPLSVFAATPATETADFTVGQGREAITLLNQYKTGTAESLWDNTAKTLTLWGVDFTTTAQTAVKLPAGSTIVLKDGTTNTIQSGEVTLRVSGDYSNEAYVNALDAVGSLTIQGGTAGSGTLSVFAGKLKNSGDGWVYSSGISVDGDFTVKGGRVTARGGCAESDGSCFSFGVKMDSDTKNKALLVTGGTLTAIADEAYELEEGGTKRASFSRGVEMFRGNVIVSGSGKLRAESVGEMAEATVMSNGLYISAGNLTVANSAEVAVAGAYAAYISGGSLRLDGGSLTAVSTQTADDNGNLGCAIDMDMDLNKQVADSGSITVSGGTLETVNGDIRMSTIGATGNQSLFTVTGGTIVNRGQLYGPKKLDISGGTMQTQGIEAEALTLSAGSLTIREPVRKNPNYDNLLVRPALDVNTLTVSGGTLDAAWDWGEFTPIVFPVNTYYGYADSLVEMTGSGSTATFTGGTTTLDTGKAGNTALLIKGTLTIGDGMAETGADSSHHQLGTAPVKIAAAAASTAITTVDVANVKLDYQPGDAPRATAAVAAADQGKYRIADEWWQELNENDEPVAIWHSDDGIYSTLPTITAFESGKKYVYSILLLPERGYDFAREVAATVNGSTVTAVPGTDGYLSLPNVKTITPTAASHTHSYGTAWKCDGTNHWHECACGDKADTAAHTFKWVTDKEATATEKGSKHEECSVCGYKKATVEIPATGSGSGSASQPTKPGSTGSPQTGDSSSVLWLAILCISGVLGVLGVAGKKKMP, encoded by the coding sequence ATGGAGAACATAATGCACAAATCAAAACTGACAGCAATCCTGCTGGCGTTATGTTTGGCACTGTCGCTGGTGCCGCTGTCGGTATTTGCGGCAACTCCGGCAACAGAAACAGCAGACTTCACCGTCGGGCAAGGCCGAGAGGCCATAACGCTGCTCAATCAGTACAAGACCGGCACGGCGGAGTCCCTCTGGGATAATACCGCCAAGACTCTGACTTTGTGGGGCGTTGACTTCACCACTACCGCCCAAACGGCGGTGAAGCTGCCCGCCGGGTCCACCATCGTCCTCAAGGACGGAACAACCAATACCATTCAAAGCGGCGAGGTTACTTTGAGGGTAAGCGGCGACTACTCGAATGAAGCCTATGTCAACGCTCTGGACGCTGTGGGCAGCCTCACCATTCAGGGCGGTACCGCAGGCTCGGGCACACTGAGCGTCTTCGCCGGCAAGCTTAAAAACAGCGGCGATGGCTGGGTTTATTCGTCCGGTATCAGCGTAGACGGTGACTTCACCGTGAAGGGCGGCCGGGTCACGGCCCGTGGCGGCTGTGCGGAGTCCGACGGCAGCTGCTTCTCCTTCGGTGTCAAGATGGATAGCGATACCAAGAATAAGGCCCTGCTGGTCACCGGCGGCACCCTCACGGCCATCGCCGACGAGGCGTATGAGCTGGAGGAGGGCGGCACCAAGAGAGCGTCGTTCTCCCGTGGCGTGGAGATGTTCCGGGGCAATGTCATCGTGTCCGGCAGCGGCAAGCTGCGCGCCGAGAGTGTGGGGGAGATGGCAGAAGCAACCGTCATGTCCAACGGCCTGTATATTTCCGCGGGCAACCTGACCGTGGCGAATTCCGCTGAGGTAGCTGTGGCTGGTGCCTATGCCGCATATATTTCCGGCGGCAGCCTCCGGCTGGACGGCGGCAGCCTCACCGCAGTAAGCACCCAAACGGCCGATGACAATGGCAATCTCGGCTGTGCCATTGATATGGATATGGATTTGAATAAACAAGTCGCCGATTCCGGCAGCATCACCGTCAGCGGCGGCACGCTGGAAACCGTGAATGGCGATATCCGTATGTCCACGATCGGTGCCACGGGGAATCAGAGCCTGTTCACCGTTACCGGCGGCACCATCGTGAACAGAGGCCAGTTGTACGGCCCTAAAAAGCTGGATATTTCCGGCGGCACCATGCAGACCCAGGGTATCGAAGCGGAGGCACTGACTCTGTCCGCAGGCTCACTGACCATTCGGGAACCGGTGCGCAAGAACCCGAATTATGACAATCTGCTGGTCCGCCCCGCTTTGGATGTGAATACGCTCACTGTCAGCGGCGGCACCTTGGATGCAGCCTGGGATTGGGGTGAGTTCACGCCCATTGTGTTCCCTGTAAATACCTACTACGGCTACGCCGACTCCCTGGTGGAGATGACGGGAAGCGGCAGTACGGCCACCTTCACCGGCGGCACTACCACCCTGGATACCGGCAAGGCCGGGAACACCGCCCTGCTGATCAAGGGCACACTTACCATCGGTGATGGCATGGCAGAGACCGGCGCCGACAGCAGCCACCACCAGTTGGGAACCGCTCCCGTAAAAATTGCGGCTGCGGCAGCAAGCACCGCTATTACGACCGTCGATGTTGCGAATGTGAAACTCGACTATCAGCCGGGTGATGCGCCCCGGGCCACGGCTGCCGTAGCAGCCGCCGATCAGGGCAAATACCGAATTGCCGATGAATGGTGGCAAGAGTTAAATGAAAACGATGAGCCCGTTGCCATATGGCATTCCGACGACGGGATATACAGCACCTTGCCGACCATTACTGCGTTTGAAAGCGGGAAAAAATATGTATATTCCATTTTGCTGCTGCCGGAAAGGGGTTATGACTTCGCCAGAGAAGTCGCCGCTACGGTGAACGGAAGCACGGTGACAGCGGTTCCCGGCACAGACGGATACCTGAGTCTCCCCAATGTTAAAACGATTACGCCGACGGCAGCTTCCCATACGCATAGTTACGGTACGGCGTGGAAGTGTGACGGAACAAATCACTGGCATGAATGTGCCTGCGGGGACAAAGCAGACACGGCGGCGCACACCTTCAAGTGGGTTACCGACAAGGAAGCCACCGCAACCGAGAAGGGCTCTAAGCACGAGGAATGCTCCGTCTGCGGTTATAAGAAAGCGACTGTTGAAATTCCCGCGACCGGTTCCGGAAGCGGCTCGGCCAGTCAGCCCACGAAGCCCGGCAGCACCGGCTCTCCCCAGACCGGTGACAGCAGCTCCGTTTTGTGGCTGGCGATTCTGTGCATCAGCGGTGTGCTGGGCGTGCTTGGCGTTGCAGGCAAGAAAAAAATGCCTTGA